The bacterium genome segment TGATTTCATTCCTATTCTCGGCTATGTGGACGACCTTATCCTGGTGCCGCTGGCCATACTGCTCGCCATCCGATGGATTCCCCCTCCGATCCTCGCCGAGTGCCGGGCGCAAGCAGCACAAACCCTGTCGGCTGATAAACCCTCTGGTAAAAAAGCCGCTGCCATGATCATGGTCCTATGGTTGTTTTTTCTCTTGCTGATCGTTTATAAATTGCATTGACAGTCATCGTTAAAAGGAGAACGTCGTGACA includes the following:
- a CDS encoding DUF1232 domain-containing protein, with the protein product MGQTLQKLKHRARRLESEAYALYLAARHPETPRHAKLLAAGIVAYVFSPIDLIPDFIPILGYVDDLILVPLAILLAIRWIPPPILAECRAQAAQTLSADKPSGKKAAAMIMVLWLFFLLLIVYKLH